A window of Chanodichthys erythropterus isolate Z2021 chromosome 16, ASM2448905v1, whole genome shotgun sequence genomic DNA:
CTGATGAAACAACTCTTCATCTCCCCCTTTTTTCCAGCTTATTTTGCTGTCATTTTCTAGTCCCATGCTCTTCAGCTTTTTACTTATCTGGAAGATAAGCAAGAAATAATCCAATAAAACTTGAAAAATCATGCTACACCAATAGGCTACATATCATCCTACATaacaataatgatgatgatgatatgaTACAAACCTCATTCAGAATGTCAGTCTGTAGTGAAGTATCATTCAGTGTGCATTTATCATTACAGGACAATTTCAGTCTGACAGTCTGTCGTCTAATTAATTTGGCATCTAGAGAAATACAGAGTAAGTCATCCTCAACATAGAAAATACACCAACAATGGAAAACATATCACAGTTGTTTGTAAAATCTGTTTCAAGAATTTTTGTTTGAATAATTTGATTCTGGGGAACTGTGGAAACTCACCTCTATAGCAGATAAAAGGACACTTTAGATCACAGCTTTCATGAGCCCATTTCCCAGAAtctgttgttgacatgccgacACAGTCAGATCCTGAACTCTGGGATGGTTGACCTTCTGTCCAGTATCTGAAGCTGAGGTTCCATTGATCAGACCATTCCCAAGAGTCCAGGAACAGACCAATCCAGACCCACGATTCCGATGGAATAATATTCTCTATCTTATTCTGTTCCTCAGAGTTGTGGATTGTGGGCAGGTCTATGTGATGCTGTCTGCAGTAGCTCTGAGCCTCTGTCCAGTTCTTCCAAGTCTGTACCCTGATGTATTCATGTTCTATTGAAAAATGGAAAATAAGAGTAAGCCTCAAGCTCTCAACCCAAGATAAACATGATATTTACAATGATAACAACTCAAAACTCACCACTGCAGCAAACAAAGTGTAAAACTGATGAGCAAGGATAACTATACCAAACTCCAAAGGCAAAATAGCCACATTCCTTATGACTGCTCGGTTCTCCATTAGCCCAGGCACTGtactgtgtgagtgtgtcttcTCCATTAGACCAAACCCAGCGTTTCTGTGTCCCTCTCTTCAGTCCAATCCACACTGATCCGCTGTATCCATCATCCACTATATTTACCAGCCTGTTCACATCATCCATGTTGTCTACAGTAGCCAGGTCAGTGTACTTCTCTCTGCAGTAACTCTGAGCATCTGGCCATGACATTCTCAAATTTA
This region includes:
- the LOC137003730 gene encoding macrophage mannose receptor 1-like — its product is MDGSLFVLLLSGLFWSSSALSRQYHYINLRKSWPEAQSYCREKYTDLATVDNMDDVNRLVNIVDAGYSGSVWIGLKRGTQTRWAWSNGEDLTSHYLNLASSQPNGHGGGDCVTTHSGVWHMMACDSLRYFVCQNENNGYILVQSNKTWSDAQSYCKENHIDLPSIHNSEENNQITNVLLAGHHIWIGLFLDSWEWSDKWSRFFRNWAAGQPSQSSGSDCVGMSTTDSGKWAHESCLLKRPFICYRGEFPHIYHYINLRMSWPDAQSYCREKYTDLATVDNMDDVNRLVNIVDDGYSGSVWIGLKRGTQKRWVWSNGEDTLTQYSAWANGEPSSHKECGYFAFGVWYSYPCSSVLHFVCCSEHEYIRVQTWKNWTEAQSYCRQHHIDLPTIHNSEEQNKIENIIPSESWVWIGLFLDSWEWSDQWNLSFRYWTEGQPSQSSGSDCVGMSTTDSGKWAHESCDLKCPFICYRDAKLIRRQTVRLKLSCNDKCTLNDTSLQTDILNEISKKLKSMGLENDSKISWKKGGDEELFHQEINCMDNSDNE